gttcctattgggttcctatagggttcctataggtTTCCCATAGTGTTCCTATACGTTCCCATTGGTTGCAGTGCGGACGTGCCCCAGACTCCACCTGAGCCTTGAGAACGGCCGCGTGGTCCCGATGGGGATGGACCATATTAAAGAAGGTTCCCGGGTCCCCGTGGAAGGTTCATGGGCCGAGTTCAGCTGCGACCCCGGGTTCAGGCTGGTGGGCAGCGACCGCAGCGACTGCACCCGCAGCGGGACGTGGAGCCACCCCAAACCCGTCTGCGAGAGTGaggaggggatatgggggggataatggggNgatcctatagggctcctatagggctcctTTTGGGCTCCTATTGAggtcctatagggctcctattgggttcctataGGTC
This portion of the Coturnix japonica isolate 7356 unplaced genomic scaffold, Coturnix japonica 2.1 chrUnrandom550, whole genome shotgun sequence genome encodes:
- the LOC107307335 gene encoding P-selectin-like; this encodes MGLIVVVLLLVAVTPGWGLRVNVTEVRTCPRLHLSLENGRVVPMGMDHIKEGSRVPVEGSWAEFSCDPGFRLVGSDRSDCTRSGTWSHPKPVCESEEGIWGG